Genomic window (Chryseobacterium bernardetii):
ATTCATTTCTCTGAATTTACCAAAAAACAGAATTCTCAGGATGATTTGAACAAAATGGGCCAAACACTTTGGGATTTTTATATGTACCAGATGCATATTCTGAAAAAGGTTCATGCTGACCCGCATCCGGGAAATTTCCTGATCTCTGAAAATAAAGAATTGCTGGTCATCGATTTTGGCTGTATCAAAGAAATTCCAGAGGATTTTTACATTCCGTATTTTGAATTGGCTAAAGAAGAAAACCTAAAAAATCCTGAAGTTTTCCGTGAAAGATTATTTACGCTGGAAATTCTGCGGGAAGACGATTCATCACAGGAAAAAGATTTCTTTGCCAGGTTATTCTACGAATTGCTTGAATTGTTTACACGACCTTTTAATCAGGAAAAATTCGATTTTTCAGATGAATCTTTTTTTCAGGAAATTGCCGACCTCGGACAAAAATATGCGAAAGCAGGTGACCTGAAAGGAATGAACACTAATCGTGGTTCCAGACATTTTATTTACCTGAACCGGACGTTTTTCGGGTTGTATAATATGATGCACGATCTGAAAGCGAAGGATGTGGTGATTAACAATTTTAAAAACTATTGTAAGTAATTAATTGTTTTCGAACCTATCAGGCTTAATGGAAGATATCACGATTAACATTAGAGATGTCGCCCTAAGCTTGTTGATGGGGTTTTATTAGAATTACTAAAGCTAAGTCCAAAAATAAAATACTAAAACTATGCCTTCAGGATTACCATCCAAAATCTGTGAAGTCTGCGGACTGCCTTTCAACTGGCGAAAAAAATGGAAGAGAAACTGGGACGAAGTAAAATATTGCAGTGAAAAATGCCGAAAAAATAAAAAAGCAACATCCTCTGATTCATCAGAATCTGTATGAAACAGGATTGGAGAATGGCAGCGGCTTATTTTGAAGAAATGCTTATTGATTATGATGTTCACAACAATTACGGATACTGGATGTATATTGCCGGATTCGTACATAATCATCATAACCGTGTTTTCAATCCTAAAAACAGGCAGGAATGTATGCCCCGATCAAGAATTAGAAGTTTATGGCTAAAACAGTAAAACATACCGCCCAATTGATTTTTCCGCATCAGCTTTTTGAGGATACGGATTATCTGGATAAAAGCGAACCTGTATTTTTGGTAGAAGAGTTTCTGTTTTTTAGACAATATTCTTTTCATAAACAGAAGATTGCATTTCACAGGGCAACAATGAAGTTTTATGAAAATGAATTGAAAAAATCAGGTTTTGACGTTGAATACATTGAAAGCCAGTCAGAATTTTCGGACGTGAGAAATTTACTTCTAAAACTTGAAAAAGAAGGTTTTAAAACAATAAAAACAACCGATGTTTGCGATAACTGGCTAGAGAAAAGGCTGAAAGAAACAAAATTAAAACTCAAAATTCTGGACAGCCTGCTTTTCATCAATACGAAAGAAGAACTTAAGGAATATTTTGAAGATAAAAAGTCTTATCATCAAACTGATTTCTACAAGCAGCAAAGAATTACCCGAAACATACTGATGAAAGCAGGAAAACCGCTTGGCGGAAAATGGACGTACGATACGGAAAACCGAAAAAAATATCCGAAAAATAAAAAAGCACCTGCAATTCACTTTCCAGAAAATAATCAATATTACGAGGAAGCAAAACAATATACCGAAAAATATTTTTCAAAAAATTACGGAACACTGACCGGCGAACAGCTCTACCCTACAACTTTTAAGGAAGCTGAAAAATGGCTGGAACAATTTTTGGAAAACCGTTTTCTGGAATTCGGAATTTATGAAGACAGTATTGTAGAAAGAGAACATTTTCTGCATCACAGCGTACTTTCTCCATTGATGAATGTAGGACTTTTAACATCTGAAAATGTTTTAAAAAAAGCAATCCTGTTTGCTAAAGAAAATGATATTCCGGTGAATTCTCTGGAAGGTTTCGTACGGCAGATTTTAGGTTGGCGGGAATTTGTGCGTGGCATTTACATCTATAAAGGCACCTATCAACGAAACAGAAATTACTGGAAACATAAGCAAAAGCTCCCGCAATCTTTTTATACCGCTCAAACAGGAATCCGACCGATCGACAGTACGCTTCAGAAAATTCTGAAAACCGGCTATGCGCATCACATTGAAAGACTGATGATTTTTGCGAATTTTATGAATCTTTGTCAATACAACCATGATGAAGTATATCAATGGTTTATGGAAATGTTCATCGATTCTTACGATTGGGTAATGGTTCCTAATGTATATGGAATGAGCAGTTTTTCGGATGGCGGAAAAATGAGTACAAAGCCCTACATCAGCGGAAGCAATTACCTCAAAAAAATGAGTGATTATCCGGATGGAGCATGGGCAGAACAATGGGATGCCTTATTCTGGAATTTTATTAATGACCATAAAGATTTCTTTGCAAAAAATCCAAGATTGGGAATGATGCTGAGAACGCTGGAGAAAATGCCAGCAGAAAAGAGAAAACGGCATTTAGAAATGGCAAAAGATTTTATTGAAAGATTTTCAGTTAAAACTAAAATAAAATGAACAAGAACCTAAACACACAGGAAATCGACAGAATTATCGAAATGGCCTGGGAAGACAGAACGCCATTTGAAGCAATACACTTTCAATTTGGAATCAGTGAATCGGAGGTGATTGAACTAATGCGTTTGGAACTGAAAGCATCAAGTTTTAAGCTTTGGAGAAAAAGAGTGAATTCCGGAGTGAGCCAAAAACATTTGAAGAAAAGAAGCAAGGAAATCAGCCGCTTTAAATGCAGCAGGCAAAAGATTATCAGCAACAATAGAATATCGAAAAGGTAATCTGAAACCACAGCTTATTTAACCCCAAAAAGTACAAAAAAATAAAAATTATAAAGCTTCAACAGGTTCACCCTACAGCGCGGATTATTACACGAATAGTATTAAAGAGGCTGCACTGAGCTTGTAGAAGTGTCTCCAAATAAATCATTATGAAAAATATTGTTATCATCGGTTGCGGGAAAGGTATCGGACTTGCAACAGCAAAAAAACTTGCAGAACAAAACAAAATTATTGGAATTTCGAGAACGGAAAATCCTGAACTGCATCATCCGAATATTGAATTTCACCCAATGGATATTCTTGCAGGAAATCTTGATGAAATTACTTTCTCGGAGGTTGTGGACGGATTGGTTTATGCACCGGGAAGCATTAATTTAAAGCCTTTCAACCGGCTTTCTGTGGACGATTTCATGAATGATTTTGAAATCAATGTTTTAGGGGCAGTTAAAATTATTCAGAAACTTTTACCCAATCTTAAAAAGTCTGAAAGCGCATCTGTCGTTCTTTTCAGTTCGGTAGCAGCCAAAATCGGAATGCCCTTTCATGCTTCAATTGCCACGAGTAAAAATGCTGTAGAAGGTCTTACAAAAAGCTTAGCGGCAGAATTCTGTGCTCAGAAAATAAGGGTGAATGCAATTGCGCCTTCTTTGACGGACACGAACCTGGCATCGCAGCTTTTATCAACACCTGATAAAAGAGAAGCTTCCGCCAAAAGACATCCTTTGCAGAGAGTGGGAAGTGCTGAAGAAATAGCGGAAATGGCAGCTTTCCTTGTTTCTGGTACATCTTCCTGGATCACCGGACAGATTTTTGGAATTGATGGCGGAATGGGAAGCGTGAAACTGTAATTACGGAAAAAATATTTAGATTAAATTTGCACTATGAATACTGACTTTTTCATTGATTTGCTGTATCAGGTCAAAGAATTTGAAAACTCCGAAGCTTATAAACCTCAAGCTACAGTTGAGGATTTCCGTATTTGGCTGAATGATAAAAAATACAGAAAAGAAAGTCCGACCAAGCTTTTTAAAAATGAACAGCATCAGGTTTCTTTTACTGAAAATGAAATCTGCAAACAGGTTTTGCTCTTGGGGCGTTATTCTAAACTGCTGATTAGAAAAGGACTGAATGATTTCCCTGAGCTCGCCAATGAAGAATTTACTTATCTCTACCGACTTAAAGATGAGCCGAATCTCACTAAAATCCAGTTAATTGAAAGAAACGGACATGAAAAACAGACGGGAACACAAATCATCAAACGTCTTCTGGAATATGGCTTGGTTGAAGAAAAAAATGACAGTGAGGATAAACGAAGCAAGCGTCTTAATATTACCCCAAAAGGCGAAGATTACTTCCACCGTTCTGTTGAAAAAGTAAATATGACATCAAGAATTCTTGCCGGAAAACTTGAAAATAATGAAAAAGAAGAACTTTTAGAGTTACTCAGGAAATTGAATGATTTTCATTCACATGTATATTCAGAATATAAAAGCTTAGATATTGACAAAATCTTTGAGCTATCTGGTTCTTAAAACGGCTAAGTCTTCAACTGTATCAGAACAAAATCTCTTTTTGAGGATGAAACGCGAATGCATATGCAGATCCTCTAAATTCACTAAAGCATCATAAACTATTGAGATTGATTTACAAAATATACAGAATCAATTAGCTATTTATCAGAAGACAATAATTACTGTTAAAGAAGGGAATTTGCTAAAAACAAAGACTTTAAAAATGGCTTAGTTTATATAACGAAATTTCTAATGAAACAAAACATTGCAGGAATATTTATTTCTAAAAGAGGTCTCCGAGAAATAGATTATACATTTTCAAAAATCGCAACGAAAACCAGAAACAACTACCATAAATACTATGGTTGAAAATATAATTCATTCTAAAATCAAATAAAAATCCCTGGACACCTCCAGGGATCAAAGCTAATCTAACTCAATATGATTGAGAATGATGTTGTAAATATAATCTTTTTAATGAAACGCTATTTGTAGTAATAATTCTACGAAAACCCGTAAGGTATGAGTTTGAATTGCTGGTATATTAAAGGATTAACAAAAACACCAACTATTGACCACATTACCAATCAAATAATAATCATACCAAAATATAGGTCAACTAACTCAATTGAGAGTTAATTCTATTGGATTATTTCGCTTACTTATGTCCTTTTTAGCTTGTTCTACACTTTCTGGGGCTATAGTAATACCACTTGAAGAGGCCTCATTAATGATGTTATCATTAATATTTTTTAATGCAGATCGATATTCTTCTTTTGAAAGTATTTTATGCTGATTTAAATATTTTTCAGAAAAAATAACATTACTTGGTAGATTTTTCTTCTTTACACTTATTAATTCATATCGATAATTACTGCCAGAATCTTCAATCTTAATGATAAGACCGGGTAATCCTCTGAATTTATAAGGTCCTTCATGAACGGGAATATCCTGTGTGAACCATGCTGTCCATTTTCTTCCTCCATATTCAGTAAAAGCTTTTTGGACGTTATACTCACCTATTTTCTGTTTTTCTGGCTCAATATTCCATTTAAATTTCACGTTTTCAGTATATGCGAAGTAATATTTTAAGATATTATCGTAAAAATTAATTTTATCATTTTCCTTAATTATAACTGACTTGAAACGTGTATTTGGTGCTTTTGCAAAGTTGAAGCCTTGTGTCTTGGCTGCAGCATTTAATATTGAATCTCTCTTCAAATAATTATCTGAAACAAAATAAGACTTTCCTTTGTCAATAAACAATGTAAAATCTTCTACTTTTGTATTCATTACATCAGTAGAATCCGGCATATACTCTAATCTATATCCAAATGAATAACCTTGTTGCTGAGAATGCAACGCAGAATAAACTAAAAATAATAGCAATAAAAATCTATATTTATTCATATACTTAAGTGAAAAAGCATTATTATTTAGAATAATAATGCTCTTCCTATTTTTTTAATTTTACAACTTATTAACCGCAGAATAAACCTTCTCCTTCCCAAGCATTAATTGCAATTTCTAACGCGTTATTACCACAAGCATACCCTTTAACACCACAACTATAAGATACGGGAGAGCACATCCATATTCTTTTACCGCTTTTGTCTTTTGTTTTGTTTCTGTTTTTTCTTTAGTTTTTGAATAATCCTGTTTGAATATAAGAAGCCCAAAACCAGAAAACTACAGTTTTCAAACACTTTTATTGGGGTAATCCCAGTTTATAACATAGAGGAATTCTCAGGTTGTACTTTTGCATTAAGGTACTGCTCACTTATATTTTTCAATCACTTTACTCAAATAGGTCTTATATTTTTCACTAACGGGTATTCTCTCATTTCCGACCATTAAATTATTTTTTCCGATACTTTGAAGATGCTGCAGTGATACGATATGTGAATTATGAACACGAATAAAATTCTCCGATTCAATTTTTTCCATGATGGATTTCATTTTTCGGGTTTCAGTATATATAAGGATGTAGTCAAGACTTTTATTTTCATAAAAATTTCGGATACAAAAATAAAGTAATCCTTTTTCAAGATGTACATTTATTTCTAAAGGGCCTTTTCTTAGATCTGCATATTTAAAAGCATTTTCTACAAGACAATCATATGCATCTATAAAAAAGGAGACAACTTTTAAAGTTGTCTCCTTAAGTGGCCGCAGAAGGATTCGAACCCTCACTGTCGGAGCCGAAATCCGAAGTTCTATCCATTAAACTATGCAGCCGTATTCATCAGTAATGCATAATATCTAAATTACTTATCATCCATTGCTTATTACTTATATTTTTAGAAAGTAATCTTCACTCCACCCAAAATCTGTGGACCTAAAACCTTATAAGCTTTGTACGTCTGGTATTTTGAGCTTAGAAGATTATTTCCGAGTGCGAAAATACTGAAATTTTTGTAAATTTTATACTCTGCGGAAAGATTTAAATCAGCATAACCTCCAACTTTATCGTTCGTATTTTCTAATGAGCGGTAAATCATCCCATTAGGAGCCTGGGCATCTGCAATTCCTTCAATTGAAAAAGAGTTCGTTGTTCTGTCGCTAGCAAAAATTCCTTTGAAACCTAACAATAATTTCTTGTCGAGCATCGTATATTTAGCGCCAATGCTCGCATTCAATAGCGGAACATTGTAGATATTGTCATAGTTTTTCAAATTATATTTGGTAAACCTTACTTCTCCGTCAACCATTAAGTTTTCTAATGGAAAATACTGTACACTCCCTTTGATATCGCTTACATTTCCATCATCGTAAATAGCAGAAAATGTGTTGGCATAATCGTAAGCGGCACGGTTCAGGGTGTAATTATTGTCAAAAAGGCTGTTTGCTTTAAAGAACATAATGTCTTTCATCTTCCCGAAACCTGCAGAGAAGTCATATTTCAGCGTTTCATCAATATCTCCTCTTAACCCTACATAAAAGTGATATTTAGTTTCTGTAGGCTTTAAATACTGGTCAGAAAGAACGTAGGGATTCTCCTGAAGAAGATCTCCATACGTATTAAGCTTAAGACCACCGTCTACCCCA
Coding sequences:
- a CDS encoding TIGR03643 family protein, producing MNKNLNTQEIDRIIEMAWEDRTPFEAIHFQFGISESEVIELMRLELKASSFKLWRKRVNSGVSQKHLKKRSKEISRFKCSRQKIISNNRISKR
- a CDS encoding SDR family NAD(P)-dependent oxidoreductase yields the protein MKNIVIIGCGKGIGLATAKKLAEQNKIIGISRTENPELHHPNIEFHPMDILAGNLDEITFSEVVDGLVYAPGSINLKPFNRLSVDDFMNDFEINVLGAVKIIQKLLPNLKKSESASVVLFSSVAAKIGMPFHASIATSKNAVEGLTKSLAAEFCAQKIRVNAIAPSLTDTNLASQLLSTPDKREASAKRHPLQRVGSAEEIAEMAAFLVSGTSSWITGQIFGIDGGMGSVKL
- a CDS encoding cryptochrome/photolyase family protein is translated as MAKTVKHTAQLIFPHQLFEDTDYLDKSEPVFLVEEFLFFRQYSFHKQKIAFHRATMKFYENELKKSGFDVEYIESQSEFSDVRNLLLKLEKEGFKTIKTTDVCDNWLEKRLKETKLKLKILDSLLFINTKEELKEYFEDKKSYHQTDFYKQQRITRNILMKAGKPLGGKWTYDTENRKKYPKNKKAPAIHFPENNQYYEEAKQYTEKYFSKNYGTLTGEQLYPTTFKEAEKWLEQFLENRFLEFGIYEDSIVEREHFLHHSVLSPLMNVGLLTSENVLKKAILFAKENDIPVNSLEGFVRQILGWREFVRGIYIYKGTYQRNRNYWKHKQKLPQSFYTAQTGIRPIDSTLQKILKTGYAHHIERLMIFANFMNLCQYNHDEVYQWFMEMFIDSYDWVMVPNVYGMSSFSDGGKMSTKPYISGSNYLKKMSDYPDGAWAEQWDALFWNFINDHKDFFAKNPRLGMMLRTLEKMPAEKRKRHLEMAKDFIERFSVKTKIK
- a CDS encoding LytTR family transcriptional regulator DNA-binding domain-containing protein yields the protein MKSIMEKIESENFIRVHNSHIVSLQHLQSIGKNNLMVGNERIPVSEKYKTYLSKVIEKYK
- a CDS encoding GLPGLI family protein: MNKYRFLLLLFLVYSALHSQQQGYSFGYRLEYMPDSTDVMNTKVEDFTLFIDKGKSYFVSDNYLKRDSILNAAAKTQGFNFAKAPNTRFKSVIIKENDKINFYDNILKYYFAYTENVKFKWNIEPEKQKIGEYNVQKAFTEYGGRKWTAWFTQDIPVHEGPYKFRGLPGLIIKIEDSGSNYRYELISVKKKNLPSNVIFSEKYLNQHKILSKEEYRSALKNINDNIINEASSSGITIAPESVEQAKKDISKRNNPIELTLN
- a CDS encoding MarR family winged helix-turn-helix transcriptional regulator, which gives rise to MNTDFFIDLLYQVKEFENSEAYKPQATVEDFRIWLNDKKYRKESPTKLFKNEQHQVSFTENEICKQVLLLGRYSKLLIRKGLNDFPELANEEFTYLYRLKDEPNLTKIQLIERNGHEKQTGTQIIKRLLEYGLVEEKNDSEDKRSKRLNITPKGEDYFHRSVEKVNMTSRILAGKLENNEKEELLELLRKLNDFHSHVYSEYKSLDIDKIFELSGS
- a CDS encoding DUF2256 domain-containing protein encodes the protein MPSGLPSKICEVCGLPFNWRKKWKRNWDEVKYCSEKCRKNKKATSSDSSESV
- a CDS encoding FAD-binding domain-containing protein, coding for MKQDWRMAAAYFEEMLIDYDVHNNYGYWMYIAGFVHNHHNRVFNPKNRQECMPRSRIRSLWLKQ